One Pararge aegeria chromosome 1, ilParAegt1.1, whole genome shotgun sequence genomic region harbors:
- the LOC120625028 gene encoding myrosinase 1-like: MAPWAAVVVWLLAESAWCASHLKFPSGFKFGAATSAYQVEGAWNTSGKTPSTWDTLTHNRPQLITDGSSGDVACDSYHQWKDDIQIASELGLDFYRFSISWPRLMPTSFPDEINEDGRRYYDNLINGLLDKGIEPIITMYHWDLPQRLQDHGGWSNPLIVEWFEEYARVLYKLFGDRVKNWVTINEPFTICTIGYAIGAFSSGVHDPEVGTYLCIKNVVMAHAKAWRLYHKEYRKQFKGRVGISHQLFYLHPTSEEDEEIASLAHEHYYGLYSHPVFSKEGGWPPGIEKVIEKNSKMQGFTRSRLPAFTDEEKELAKGAYDFYGFNYYTSRKIRRRRDGESLGQLSPMRNIKELDAILEVDRGWDRAACFWFYVYPEGIRKLLSWVKNQYGDVEIVITENGYSTKPESGSNDYDRIKYYRDHLEQVLLAIHEDKVNITGYTAWSLIDNFEWNDGYTTKFGLYEVNFDDPNRQRTPRASAKYYKNVIQTNNIEIPKKFSTITDEL; this comes from the exons ATGGCGCCATGGGCGGCGGTTGTTGTgtg GCTTTTGGCGGAAAGTGCTTGGTGTGCTAGCCATCTGAAATTCCCTTCAGGGTTCAAATTTGGAGCTGCGACATCTGCATATCAAGTTGAGGGTGCATGGAATACCAGTG GTAAGACGCCAAGTACGTGGGACACGTTAACTCACAATCGACCACAACTTATCACTGATGGAAGCAGCGGCGACGTCGCCTGCGACTCGTACCATCAATGGAAAGACGATATACAAATTGCTTCGGAATTGGGACTGGACTTCTATAG ATTTTCAATATCTTGGCCTCGCCTCATGCCGACTAGTTTCCCGGACGAAATAAACGAAGATGGACGCCGCTATTATGACAACTTGATCAACGGGCTCCTAGACAAGGGGATTGAACCCATAATCACAATGTACCACTGGGATCTACCGCAACGATTGCAAGATCATG GTGGCTGGTCTAATCCCCTCATAGTGGAATGGTTTGAGGAATATGCGAGGGTCCTGTACAAGCTTTTCGGCGACCGTGTGAAGAACTGGGTCACTATCAATGAACCTTTCACCATTTGTACTATAG GTTACGCCATAGGAGCCTTCTCGTCCGGCGTGCACGACCCTGAAGTCGGGACTTACCTGTGTATAAAAAACGTCGTGATGGCCCACGCTAAGGCCTGGAGGCTGTATCATAAGGAATACAGGAAGCAATTTAAAG GTCGCGTTGGTATATCTCATCAGCTATTTTACCTGCATCCGACGTCAGAGGAAGATGAAGAAATAGCTTCTCTGGCTCATGAACATTAT TACGGCTTGTATTCGCATCCTGTGTTCTCCAAAGAAGGCGGCTGGCCTCCGGGCATTGAGAAAGTGATAGAGAAGAACAGCAAAATGCAGGGATTCACTCGCTCTAGACTCCCAGCCTTTACCGATGAAGAAAAAGAGTTAGCTAAAG GAGCATACGACTTTTACGGCTTCAACTATTACACCTCCCGGAAAATCCGTAGGCGAAGGGACGGAGAGAGTCTGGGTCAATTATCCCCCATGAGAAATATCAAAGAGTTAGACGCTATATTAGAAGTTGATCGTGGATGGGACAGAGCAGCTTGTTTTTGGTTTTAC GTTTATCCTGAAGGCATCCGCAAACTACTTTCGTGGGTGAAGAATCAGTATGGGGACGTTGAGATTGTGATCACGGAAAATGGTTACTCCACTAAACCAGAATCCGGTTCGAATGATTACGATAGGATCAAGTACTACAGAGATCACTTGGAACAG GTGCTCCTCGCAATCCACGAGGATAAGGTCAATATCACAGGGTATACCGCGTGGTCTCTCATAGACAACTTCGAGTGGAATGACGGATACAC AACGAAATTCGGATTGTACGAAGTCAATTTTGATGATCCAAACCGTCAGCGCACCCCGCGCGCCTCCGCCAAGTATTACAAGAATGTGATCCAAACTAACAACATTGAGATACCAAAGAAATTTAGcacgataactgatgaattataa